TTTTATTTGATCAGTCTACACGTGTGATGCGTACAAGTGAGTGAACAGGCACTTCAGAGAGGGATTCAGAACCGCTCTTGTCCACAAGCACGGCAATTGCCACTGGTTTTGCACCGGAGCTGCGCAGGTGGGTTACGACATCGGTCATGGTGTTACCGGTTGTAATGACATCGTCCACTATGATGCATTTCTTTCCCTTGATACCTGCAAAGTTTCTGCTGAAAGCACCGCTTAGTCTGGAATCATCGCCCTGCTCGTTGTAAGCGTGGTAAACTGAAAGTTCCGTGTTGAGCTCTTCTGCCATAAGACTTGCAAGAGGTACACCACTAAGGCCAATTCCTACCACAAGATCAATTTCATTGCCTGTTGCTTCTACAGTGTCAAGGACCATGTCACACATGGCAATTCCTACATGACGCATCCTGAATGCGCTCTTTCCTATGCTGCTCCAGTTGACCGATATGTCTTTTGGTGCGGAGGATACTTCTTCCTTCTTTGCGCGGGTCAGAAGCCATGTGACGGTTTCCCGGGAAACGTTGAGCTCATCTGCAATTTGCCTTGTAACAAGACCATTTGCCTGCAATTCAAGGGCTTTCTGTATCAATTTGTCAATATTCTTCATATGAATCCCGTATTTTCATCTTTAACTTATATGTAATATATCAACAGAGATGTTATATTTTTCTTTTGCGC
The sequence above is a segment of the uncultured Methanolobus sp. genome. Coding sequences within it:
- a CDS encoding orotate phosphoribosyltransferase-like protein; translated protein: MKNIDKLIQKALELQANGLVTRQIADELNVSRETVTWLLTRAKKEEVSSAPKDISVNWSSIGKSAFRMRHVGIAMCDMVLDTVEATGNEIDLVVGIGLSGVPLASLMAEELNTELSVYHAYNEQGDDSRLSGAFSRNFAGIKGKKCIIVDDVITTGNTMTDVVTHLRSSGAKPVAIAVLVDKSGSESLSEVPVHSLVRITRVD